A region of Kribbella sp. NBC_01245 DNA encodes the following proteins:
- the lepA gene encoding translation elongation factor 4 — MPVGPTNVPQPGRTDPSLIRNFCIIAHIDHGKSTLADRMLQITGVVDARSMRAQYLDRMDIERERGITIKSQAVRLPFTPAPGTPAALLAEENKTEPTTYILNMIDTPGHVDFTYEVSRSLEACEGAVLLVDAAQGIEAQTLANLYLALNADLTIIPVLNKIDLPGAMPDKYAAELAHIIGCKPEDVLRVSAKTGEGVEALLSEIVAQIDPPVGVKDAPPRALIFDSVYDTYRGVVTYVRVVDGELKHRDRIKMMSTGAVHEMLEVGVISPEPMKSPSIGVGEVGYLITGVKDVRQSRVGDTVTSQVHGSDEPLGGYKHPQPMVYSGLFPIDGDDYPTLRDALDRLQLNDAALQYEPETSGALGFGFRCGFLGLLHMEIVRERLEREFDLDLISTAPNVVYRVVMDGADPDAPMPMVTNPSEFPNGKIAEIYEPVVRATILSPSDYIGVIMELCQTKRGNLQGMDYLSEDRVELRYTLPLAEIVFDFFDQLKSKTKGYASLDYEPTGEQAADLVKVDILLHGEAVDAFSAIVHRDNAYSYGVALAGKLKELIPRQQFEVPIQAAIGSRVIARESIRAIRKDVLAKCYGGDITRKRKLLEKQKEGKKRMKMVGRVEVPQEAFIAALKTGDAPSDKAKK, encoded by the coding sequence GTGCCCGTTGGCCCCACGAATGTGCCGCAGCCCGGTCGTACCGACCCGTCGCTGATCCGCAACTTCTGCATCATCGCCCACATCGACCACGGCAAGTCGACGCTGGCGGACCGGATGTTGCAGATCACCGGCGTGGTGGACGCCCGGTCGATGCGCGCGCAGTACCTCGACCGGATGGACATCGAGCGCGAGCGGGGTATCACGATCAAGTCGCAGGCCGTGCGCCTGCCGTTCACCCCGGCCCCGGGCACGCCCGCCGCGTTGCTGGCCGAGGAGAACAAGACCGAGCCCACGACGTACATCCTGAACATGATCGACACCCCCGGCCACGTCGACTTCACCTACGAGGTGTCGCGGTCGCTGGAGGCGTGCGAGGGCGCGGTGCTGCTGGTCGACGCGGCGCAGGGCATCGAGGCGCAGACGCTGGCCAACCTCTATCTCGCGCTGAACGCGGACCTGACGATCATCCCGGTGCTGAACAAGATCGACCTGCCCGGTGCGATGCCCGACAAGTACGCCGCCGAGCTCGCGCACATCATCGGCTGCAAGCCCGAGGACGTGCTGCGCGTCTCGGCGAAAACCGGTGAGGGCGTCGAGGCGCTGCTCAGCGAGATCGTCGCCCAGATCGATCCGCCGGTGGGCGTCAAGGACGCACCGCCGCGCGCGCTGATCTTCGACTCGGTGTACGACACGTATCGCGGCGTGGTCACCTACGTCCGGGTGGTCGACGGCGAGCTGAAGCACCGCGACCGGATCAAGATGATGTCGACCGGTGCCGTGCACGAGATGCTCGAGGTCGGGGTCATCTCGCCCGAGCCGATGAAGTCCCCGAGTATCGGCGTCGGCGAGGTCGGCTACCTGATCACCGGCGTGAAGGACGTTCGCCAGTCCCGGGTCGGTGACACCGTGACCTCGCAGGTGCACGGGTCGGACGAGCCGCTCGGCGGTTACAAGCACCCGCAGCCGATGGTCTACTCGGGCCTGTTCCCGATCGACGGCGACGACTACCCGACGCTGCGCGACGCGCTCGACCGGCTCCAGTTGAACGACGCGGCCTTGCAGTACGAGCCGGAGACCTCCGGCGCGCTGGGCTTCGGTTTCCGCTGCGGATTCCTCGGGCTGCTGCACATGGAGATCGTTCGGGAGCGGCTCGAGCGCGAGTTCGACCTGGACCTGATCTCGACCGCGCCCAACGTGGTCTACCGGGTGGTCATGGACGGCGCCGATCCGGATGCGCCGATGCCCATGGTGACCAACCCGAGCGAATTCCCGAACGGCAAGATCGCCGAGATCTACGAGCCGGTCGTGCGGGCGACGATCCTGAGCCCGAGCGACTACATCGGCGTGATCATGGAGCTGTGCCAGACCAAGCGGGGCAACCTGCAGGGCATGGACTACCTGTCCGAGGACCGGGTCGAGCTTCGCTACACGTTGCCGCTGGCCGAGATCGTGTTCGACTTCTTCGATCAGCTGAAGTCGAAGACCAAGGGCTACGCCTCGCTGGACTACGAGCCCACCGGTGAGCAGGCCGCCGACCTGGTGAAGGTCGACATCCTCCTGCACGGTGAGGCCGTCGACGCGTTCTCCGCGATCGTGCACCGCGACAACGCCTACTCCTATGGGGTGGCGCTGGCCGGCAAGCTCAAGGAGCTGATCCCGCGGCAGCAGTTCGAGGTGCCGATCCAGGCGGCGATCGGGTCCCGCGTGATCGCGCGCGAGTCGATCCGCGCGATCCGCAAGGACGTGCTCGCCAAGTGCTACGGCGGTGACATCACCCGTAAGCGCAAGCTGCTGGAGAAGCAGAAGGAGGGCAAGAAGCGGATGAAGATGGTGGGCCGGGTCGAGGTCCCCCAAGAGGCCTTCATCGCCGCGCTCAAGACGGGCGACGCCCCCAGCGACAAGGCGAAGAAGTAG
- a CDS encoding SigE family RNA polymerase sigma factor, whose translation MTLSLRRPIPPPSARDSEAKREAAVTTLYREHWAGMVRLSLLMVGDRASAEDVVQEAFAAIYRRWDRIREGKQLPYLRSTVLNGSRSVIRRRKVARLYTQPTERPVWSAEHDAMVGEDRREVLVALDTLPTRQREVLVLRFYLHLSDAEIAQTLGIREVSVRSTASRALSALGRKLEDHR comes from the coding sequence ATGACCTTGAGTCTCAGGCGCCCGATACCACCGCCGTCGGCGCGCGACAGTGAGGCCAAACGCGAGGCGGCCGTGACCACTCTCTACCGGGAGCATTGGGCCGGGATGGTGCGCCTGTCCCTGCTGATGGTGGGCGACCGGGCCTCCGCGGAGGACGTCGTCCAGGAGGCGTTCGCCGCGATCTACCGCCGGTGGGACCGGATCCGCGAGGGCAAGCAGCTTCCCTACCTGCGCTCGACCGTGCTGAACGGCAGCCGCTCCGTGATCCGCCGCCGCAAAGTCGCGCGGCTGTATACCCAGCCCACCGAGCGGCCGGTCTGGTCCGCGGAGCACGACGCCATGGTCGGCGAGGACCGGCGCGAGGTACTGGTCGCGCTGGACACCCTGCCCACCCGGCAGCGCGAGGTCCTCGTGCTGCGTTTCTACCTGCACCTGAGCGACGCCGAGATCGCCCAGACCCTCGGCATCCGCGAGGTCAGCGTGCGCTCGACCGCATCCCGCGCGCTCAGCGCTCTCGGCCGCAAGTTGGAGGACCACCGATGA
- a CDS encoding aminoglycoside phosphotransferase family protein — MGDRGPDWQIWLDGLPKLVRQVMDDFRLAAAGEASYGECALVVPVTTADGDEAMLKLGFPHWEAELEHLALRDWNGDGAIRLLRADPRRYALLLEKAHSRDLTSLEDVEACEVVANAYKRLHVPAGPQYRLLSEQAARWSQELLELPVSAPVPRRYVEQAAALARDFAADAACDGRLIHTDLHYFNVLAADREPWLVIDPKPLSGDPHYEVAPLLWNRWPEVVETGDIRTAVRRRFHTVVDTAELDEERARDWVIVRELVNILWSLQDPQPDDGLPDDWLTRAIAIAKAVQD; from the coding sequence GTGGGTGACCGCGGGCCCGATTGGCAGATCTGGCTGGACGGGCTGCCGAAGCTCGTCCGGCAGGTCATGGACGACTTTCGGTTGGCGGCTGCGGGAGAGGCGTCGTACGGCGAGTGTGCGTTGGTAGTGCCGGTTACGACGGCTGACGGCGACGAGGCGATGCTCAAGCTCGGCTTCCCGCATTGGGAGGCAGAGCTCGAGCACCTCGCTCTGCGCGACTGGAATGGCGACGGCGCGATCCGGCTACTACGGGCGGATCCCCGGCGGTATGCGCTTCTGCTGGAGAAGGCCCACTCCCGCGACTTGACGAGCCTTGAGGATGTAGAGGCCTGCGAGGTCGTCGCTAATGCCTACAAGCGGCTGCATGTCCCGGCAGGTCCGCAGTACCGGCTGTTGTCGGAACAGGCGGCCCGGTGGTCGCAGGAGCTGCTGGAACTGCCTGTGTCGGCTCCTGTTCCTCGCAGGTACGTCGAGCAGGCGGCGGCGCTTGCCCGGGACTTTGCGGCTGACGCGGCTTGTGATGGCAGGTTGATCCACACCGACTTGCACTACTTCAACGTACTTGCGGCCGACCGGGAGCCGTGGCTGGTCATAGACCCCAAGCCGCTCTCGGGAGATCCCCACTACGAGGTGGCGCCGCTGCTGTGGAACCGCTGGCCTGAGGTGGTGGAGACGGGTGACATCCGTACGGCCGTCCGCAGGCGCTTCCACACGGTCGTAGACACGGCCGAGCTCGACGAGGAACGCGCGCGAGACTGGGTCATCGTCCGCGAACTCGTCAACATCCTCTGGTCACTGCAGGACCCCCAGCCAGACGACGGTCTCCCGGACGACTGGCTGACCCGCGCGATCGCCATCGCCAAAGCCGTCCAGGACTGA